A window from Corynebacterium singulare encodes these proteins:
- a CDS encoding dicarboxylate/amino acid:cation symporter, whose protein sequence is MSDTSSRTLPSWATGFGAQVIAGLIIGLILGFIASGMESTWLADTLTGIGGAYVQLLKIMVPPLIFAAVVTSVANLRKVANAASLAISTLVWFAITAFFSVLAGILVALVMKPGVGTTVDASTAADPSHVGSWTAFLQQLVPSNFFGLNASFSDDTVSLSFGALQLLVISLALGIAAVKAGKAADPFLRFTESFLKVIQVVLWWIIRLAPIGTAALIGKAVATYGWDAMSSLGKFVLAMYVGLALVILVVYPAALVFNRIPVMGFYKRVWPVFSLGFVTRSSMGVMPVTERFTEKAMGVPREYSSFAIPLGATTKMDGCASVYPAIAAIFIAQFYGIDLSFTQYLLIIFVSVIGSAATAGTTGATVMLTLTLSTLGLPLAGVGLLLAIEPIIDMGRTAVNVTGQSVCATIVAKRAGIQDQEVWDAAEDGVTHIMNDDEKKHVGISA, encoded by the coding sequence GTGTCTGACACCTCCTCCCGCACGCTGCCCTCATGGGCCACCGGCTTTGGCGCCCAAGTCATCGCCGGCCTCATCATTGGCCTCATCCTCGGATTCATTGCATCCGGCATGGAATCCACGTGGCTCGCCGATACCCTCACCGGCATCGGCGGCGCCTACGTTCAGCTACTCAAGATTATGGTGCCGCCGCTCATCTTTGCCGCGGTCGTCACTTCGGTGGCTAACCTGCGCAAAGTGGCAAACGCTGCTTCTCTCGCGATTTCGACTCTCGTGTGGTTCGCCATCACCGCTTTCTTCTCGGTTCTCGCAGGCATCCTCGTTGCACTCGTCATGAAGCCAGGAGTCGGCACGACTGTCGACGCCTCCACCGCCGCCGATCCCTCCCACGTCGGTTCGTGGACCGCCTTCCTCCAGCAGCTCGTCCCCTCAAATTTCTTTGGCCTCAATGCTTCCTTCAGCGACGACACTGTCTCCCTCAGCTTCGGCGCCCTTCAGCTGCTTGTTATTTCCCTGGCCTTGGGCATCGCCGCGGTCAAGGCTGGCAAGGCTGCCGATCCGTTCCTGCGCTTTACCGAATCCTTCTTGAAGGTTATTCAGGTTGTCTTGTGGTGGATCATCCGTCTCGCCCCCATCGGCACCGCAGCCCTCATCGGTAAGGCCGTAGCCACCTACGGCTGGGATGCCATGAGCTCTCTGGGCAAGTTCGTCCTTGCCATGTACGTTGGCCTCGCCCTCGTTATCCTCGTGGTCTACCCTGCCGCCCTCGTATTCAACCGCATTCCTGTCATGGGCTTCTACAAGCGTGTCTGGCCGGTCTTCTCTCTCGGCTTTGTCACCCGCTCCTCCATGGGTGTCATGCCCGTCACCGAACGCTTCACGGAGAAGGCAATGGGCGTCCCGCGCGAATACTCTTCCTTTGCCATCCCACTGGGCGCCACCACCAAGATGGACGGCTGCGCTTCCGTGTACCCCGCAATCGCCGCTATCTTCATCGCTCAGTTCTACGGCATTGACCTATCCTTCACCCAGTACCTGCTCATCATCTTCGTTTCCGTGATCGGCTCCGCAGCCACAGCAGGCACGACGGGCGCTACCGTCATGCTGACACTGACCCTGTCCACCCTGGGCCTGCCCCTCGCTGGCGTAGGCCTCCTCCTAGCCATCGAGCCCATCATCGACATGGGCCGCACCGCGGTCAACGTCACCGGCCAGTCCGTCTGCGCCACTATTGTGGCGAAGCGCGCGGGTATCCAAGACCAGGAGGTCTGGGACGCCGCCGAGGACGGTGTCACCCACATCATGAACGATGACGAAAAGAAGCATGTAGGCATCTCTGCCTAG
- a CDS encoding HNH endonuclease signature motif containing protein, translating to MTITPPPPSSPSPAAFFAITNPGNPHAVARSIARKATYSAWVAATPDLEADIDTTALSLVNAWALTEGHIKAGLRAIHRLNELPAVKLLQDTHCLLDIESLIAIDQPMAALTTHNPATLAVIDCLLAEYFTPTKPNQVFPTRSQIRRKVRDLCKTLDDTIAYRDTRPQDSYTFSSNGTKAWLELGVDEDTGIKLDAFIRRTASSHGISITDAIKQLLSGEITPPATVILHTYKACDVDNAPTYIEGFGWRLADMPYDHHRDLTTPVKETDGYRPGIIMRKHVEGRDGTCRMSGCDEPAYHSQLDHRHNYADGGATHPDNLACLCQKHHNLKTDGSAYYLLDPATGDIIWLYDNGTWAVTEAQGPLAPREKRWAQTIGQHITTTRQRTREQAQQLKQELDDYHAEQQTTAQAETESHANTTEDIPF from the coding sequence ATGACCATCACACCACCGCCACCATCATCACCATCTCCGGCTGCCTTCTTTGCCATCACCAACCCCGGTAATCCCCATGCTGTAGCCCGCAGCATTGCCCGGAAAGCAACCTATAGCGCTTGGGTAGCGGCAACACCTGATCTTGAAGCCGATATTGACACCACCGCACTATCCCTCGTTAACGCCTGGGCGTTAACTGAAGGCCACATCAAAGCAGGCCTGCGCGCCATCCACCGCCTGAATGAACTACCCGCCGTCAAACTCCTCCAAGATACCCACTGCCTGCTGGATATAGAATCTCTCATTGCTATCGACCAACCCATGGCCGCCCTCACAACCCACAACCCCGCCACACTCGCAGTGATCGATTGCCTTTTGGCAGAGTATTTCACCCCCACCAAACCCAACCAGGTCTTTCCCACCCGTAGCCAAATCAGACGCAAAGTCCGCGACCTCTGTAAAACCCTCGATGACACTATCGCCTACCGTGACACCCGCCCCCAAGACTCCTATACCTTCTCAAGCAACGGAACTAAAGCCTGGCTTGAGCTCGGAGTTGATGAAGACACCGGCATCAAACTCGATGCGTTCATCCGCCGAACCGCTAGCAGTCACGGCATCAGCATCACCGATGCAATCAAACAACTACTAAGCGGTGAGATCACCCCACCAGCCACCGTCATCCTGCACACCTATAAAGCCTGCGATGTCGACAACGCTCCGACCTACATCGAAGGCTTTGGCTGGCGGCTGGCAGATATGCCTTACGACCACCACCGCGACTTGACCACCCCCGTCAAAGAAACCGACGGTTACCGGCCAGGAATCATCATGCGTAAACACGTCGAAGGACGCGACGGCACCTGCCGCATGAGCGGATGTGATGAACCGGCCTACCACTCACAACTCGACCACCGCCACAACTACGCCGACGGTGGGGCAACCCACCCAGACAACCTGGCCTGCCTATGCCAAAAACATCACAACCTCAAAACCGATGGCAGCGCCTACTACTTGCTCGACCCCGCCACCGGCGACATCATCTGGCTCTACGACAACGGCACCTGGGCCGTAACAGAAGCCCAAGGCCCCCTCGCACCCCGCGAAAAACGCTGGGCACAAACCATCGGCCAACACATCACCACCACCCGCCAACGCACCCGCGAACAAGCCCAACAACTCAAACAAGAACTCGATGACTATCACGCCGAACAACAAACCACAGCTCAAGCTGAAACAGAATCACACGCCAACACCACAGAAGATATTCCCTTCTAA
- a CDS encoding succinic semialdehyde dehydrogenase yields the protein MKTFTQTRLPHRVQSFLDTDPAHDVCGTGEEHHAHAPFTGEELFRFPVATAHDVERAVEYARVGVGQGNRAAILLRLHDLVQDNEELILDLIQAENGKSRAHAYDELMDLYNCARFYAVNIRKAFGTQRHPGALPVLTKTRTQHYPLGVVGLISPWNYPLSLGVGDVLAALSADNAVVHKPDSQTTLTAILLRRLAIEAGLPEAAWQLVPGNGAEVGDALIPLVDGLSFTGSTQAGKSIAAQAAGRLIPTMLELGGKNPMLVLDDAPLKPTAQGAVRTAFSSSGQLCMSAERAYVHESIVEGFLKELTMALDQQVLGAAFSDAATIGSLTSQRQLDTVEAHVEDAVSKGATVVYGGKARPDLGPFFYEPTVLTGVTPEMDLYAAETFGPVLAVYPVHSDAEAIQRANDTNYGLSASVWSGNSRRAWKVASQLEAGMVNINEGFAAAYGSIAAPGGGVKESGLNHRHGITGMRLWANERTVAEQRLHPLAPSEHITPERFRQLVSTGMRLMKTFRL from the coding sequence ATGAAAACCTTTACTCAGACCCGTCTCCCCCACCGTGTGCAGAGTTTCCTGGACACCGATCCCGCCCACGACGTATGCGGCACCGGCGAGGAACACCATGCTCACGCGCCTTTTACCGGCGAGGAACTCTTTCGCTTCCCCGTTGCCACCGCCCACGATGTAGAACGCGCCGTTGAATATGCCCGCGTCGGCGTGGGTCAGGGGAATCGCGCGGCGATCTTGCTGCGCCTCCACGACCTCGTCCAGGACAACGAGGAGCTCATCCTCGACCTTATCCAGGCGGAGAACGGCAAGTCCCGCGCGCATGCCTATGACGAGCTCATGGATCTCTATAACTGCGCGCGCTTCTACGCGGTTAATATCCGCAAAGCCTTCGGCACGCAACGCCACCCCGGCGCGCTTCCTGTGCTGACAAAGACCCGCACGCAGCATTATCCGCTAGGCGTGGTGGGGCTTATTTCGCCTTGGAATTATCCGCTCTCGTTAGGCGTCGGCGATGTCTTGGCAGCGCTTTCTGCGGACAACGCTGTTGTGCACAAGCCGGACTCCCAGACCACGCTGACGGCCATCCTGCTCAGGCGTCTAGCCATTGAAGCAGGTCTTCCGGAGGCCGCCTGGCAACTTGTACCGGGAAACGGCGCGGAGGTGGGTGATGCCCTCATCCCGCTCGTGGACGGACTCTCCTTCACCGGCTCTACCCAGGCCGGTAAGTCCATCGCCGCGCAGGCTGCCGGGCGCCTCATCCCCACCATGCTGGAGCTGGGCGGCAAGAATCCAATGCTGGTGCTTGACGACGCCCCCTTGAAACCCACCGCCCAAGGCGCCGTGCGCACCGCGTTCTCCTCATCTGGCCAGCTGTGCATGTCTGCCGAGCGCGCGTATGTTCACGAGAGCATTGTTGAGGGGTTTCTCAAAGAACTCACAATGGCATTGGACCAGCAAGTACTCGGCGCGGCCTTCTCCGATGCCGCCACCATCGGCTCCCTTACCTCGCAGCGCCAACTCGATACGGTAGAAGCCCACGTCGAAGACGCAGTATCCAAAGGAGCCACTGTGGTCTACGGTGGGAAGGCCCGCCCAGACCTGGGGCCGTTTTTCTATGAACCCACCGTGCTGACCGGTGTTACCCCTGAGATGGATCTCTATGCCGCGGAGACCTTTGGACCTGTCCTAGCCGTGTACCCGGTGCACTCCGATGCGGAGGCCATTCAGCGCGCCAATGACACGAACTACGGTCTATCCGCCTCCGTGTGGTCCGGCAATTCGCGCCGCGCCTGGAAGGTTGCTTCTCAACTCGAGGCGGGCATGGTCAACATCAACGAAGGCTTCGCTGCCGCCTATGGTTCCATCGCCGCGCCCGGAGGTGGCGTCAAGGAGTCCGGACTGAACCACCGCCACGGCATTACCGGCATGCGTCTATGGGCCAACGAGCGCACCGTGGCTGAACAGCGACTGCACCCGCTCGCCCCCTCAGAGCACATCACACCGGAACGTTTTCGCCAGCTCGTGTCCACTGGCATGCGGCTGATGAAGACCTTCCGGCTTTAA
- a CDS encoding FAD-binding oxidoreductase: MDTPMSTFSNWAGSVTTKPAEFLQPSRIDEIPDIITRSRSVRTVGAGHSFSPVAAGEGTMMNLDKLSGLVGVDKQRKRVRFLAGTRLRDVPGLLRPFGLALTNQGDVDPQSLAGAISTSTHGTGIDYTGFAGTVTGLTLIDADGNTRTYSLDEDPDLLRLIVVSIGALGVVVEVEMQCVDAFDLQAEETGIGFNELMDNWEELSRSVDHFESYWFPHTDRAMVKANTRLAPNGEHRSRIKQFIDDEVVGNGAFAVTLALGRMVPATIPALNRFSTAVISHNRYRAAAHEVFVSPRRVRFHEMEYAVPLAAGPAAVREIRRFIEDRDWRIGFPLELRTTAADDVALSTASGRESMYIAFHIPRFLNPQDYMPKLEPILRAAGGRPHWGKMNTLGREDFAQLYARFNEFCELREKMDPQWRFGSPYLRKLFG, from the coding sequence ATGGACACTCCGATGAGTACTTTTAGCAACTGGGCTGGGTCGGTCACTACGAAACCTGCAGAGTTTCTGCAGCCTTCCCGCATTGACGAGATTCCTGACATCATCACGCGTTCGCGAAGCGTGCGCACCGTTGGAGCAGGTCATTCCTTCTCGCCGGTGGCAGCAGGGGAGGGGACGATGATGAATCTGGATAAGCTGAGTGGCCTGGTGGGCGTCGATAAGCAGCGCAAGCGCGTCCGATTCCTGGCTGGCACTCGTCTCCGTGACGTGCCGGGACTTCTGCGCCCCTTCGGGCTGGCTCTGACGAATCAGGGCGACGTAGACCCACAGTCCCTCGCCGGCGCAATTTCGACGTCGACGCACGGCACCGGCATCGATTACACAGGCTTTGCGGGCACGGTCACGGGCCTCACGCTTATCGACGCCGACGGCAACACCCGCACCTACTCTCTCGATGAGGATCCAGACCTGCTCAGACTCATCGTGGTGAGCATCGGGGCGCTCGGAGTGGTCGTTGAGGTGGAGATGCAGTGCGTTGACGCCTTTGACCTGCAGGCAGAAGAGACGGGAATCGGTTTCAACGAGCTTATGGATAACTGGGAGGAGCTGTCTCGCAGCGTCGACCACTTCGAGTCCTATTGGTTCCCGCACACGGACCGCGCCATGGTCAAAGCTAATACGCGACTCGCACCGAATGGAGAGCACCGTTCACGCATCAAGCAGTTTATTGATGATGAAGTGGTGGGAAATGGTGCCTTTGCAGTCACTCTCGCGCTGGGGCGGATGGTCCCGGCAACGATTCCAGCGCTTAATCGCTTCTCCACTGCGGTAATCTCCCATAACCGCTATCGCGCCGCTGCCCACGAGGTGTTCGTGAGTCCGCGTCGGGTGCGTTTCCACGAAATGGAGTACGCCGTGCCGCTTGCCGCCGGCCCCGCCGCCGTCCGTGAAATACGCCGCTTTATCGAGGATCGTGACTGGCGCATTGGTTTCCCTTTGGAGTTGCGCACGACAGCGGCTGACGACGTCGCACTGTCCACGGCTTCTGGACGCGAATCGATGTACATTGCCTTCCACATTCCGCGGTTCTTAAATCCCCAGGATTACATGCCAAAGCTCGAACCCATCTTGCGCGCAGCCGGCGGCCGGCCGCACTGGGGCAAGATGAACACGCTCGGCCGCGAAGACTTTGCTCAACTTTATGCAAGATTTAACGAGTTCTGCGAGTTGCGCGAAAAGATGGACCCACAGTGGCGGTTCGGCTCTCCGTACCTGCGGAAACTGTTCGGATAG
- a CDS encoding alanine racemase — translation MPTLSTIPRTKVREAIEPLVRSGEHPAPVGVIDLAAFDYNAQQMSTRAGGLPIRVASKSVRSVSALRRALEHDGYHGILAYSVPEALHLVAEGFRDIVVAYPSVNRKALRELASSAAARDTVTVMVDSIELLDLLPSPLRVAIDIDCTLHLPGVVVGPRRSPIREPEQVAVLAQEILRRRHRLVGLMAYEGQVASVADGLPGPVGAVKRWLRSRSMVDLAPRRRACVAAAREVADIEFVNGGGTGSLQESAAEGTLTELAAGSGFYTPAIFDDFTDINHKAAAFFVCQVSRVPAPGWATVNSGGWIASGPPAKDRVPVPVWPQGLSYSTTEGAGEVQTPLHGASLKVEDPVWFRHAKAGEMTENVDCLLAVGEGCVEHWDTYRGQGWTLR, via the coding sequence ATGCCCACCCTATCCACCATCCCGCGAACGAAGGTGCGAGAGGCTATCGAACCTCTCGTGCGCTCCGGCGAGCATCCAGCACCCGTTGGGGTTATTGACCTTGCGGCTTTCGACTACAACGCCCAGCAGATGTCCACACGCGCCGGGGGATTGCCCATTCGGGTCGCCTCCAAGTCGGTCCGCAGCGTGTCGGCGTTGCGCCGCGCGCTGGAACATGACGGCTACCACGGTATCCTTGCGTATTCGGTGCCGGAGGCGCTCCATCTCGTTGCAGAAGGGTTCCGGGACATTGTCGTGGCCTACCCGAGTGTGAACCGAAAGGCACTGCGAGAGCTGGCAAGCTCCGCGGCCGCGCGCGACACCGTGACGGTGATGGTGGACAGTATCGAGTTGCTTGATCTGCTTCCCAGTCCACTGCGTGTGGCCATCGATATTGACTGCACTCTGCACTTGCCTGGCGTAGTGGTGGGTCCGCGTCGCTCGCCCATCCGGGAACCGGAGCAGGTGGCGGTGCTGGCCCAGGAGATTCTGCGGCGAAGGCATCGTCTCGTGGGGCTCATGGCCTATGAAGGTCAGGTGGCGTCCGTGGCGGATGGTCTTCCCGGCCCGGTTGGGGCAGTCAAGCGCTGGCTGCGATCCCGGTCCATGGTGGATCTCGCGCCGCGACGCCGAGCCTGTGTGGCCGCTGCGCGGGAGGTGGCTGACATCGAGTTTGTCAACGGCGGTGGAACCGGCAGCCTGCAGGAATCTGCGGCGGAAGGCACATTGACCGAACTCGCCGCAGGTTCTGGGTTCTACACGCCGGCCATCTTCGACGATTTCACCGACATCAATCACAAGGCGGCGGCGTTTTTCGTCTGCCAGGTCTCCCGCGTGCCTGCGCCCGGGTGGGCAACGGTCAACTCCGGCGGGTGGATTGCATCAGGCCCGCCCGCTAAAGATCGCGTGCCGGTTCCGGTGTGGCCGCAAGGGCTAAGTTATTCCACCACCGAGGGTGCCGGAGAAGTGCAGACTCCGTTGCACGGCGCCTCCCTGAAGGTCGAGGACCCAGTGTGGTTTCGCCACGCCAAGGCCGGAGAGATGACAGAAAACGTCGATTGCCTCCTTGCTGTGGGGGAGGGCTGTGTCGAGCACTGGGACACGTATAGAGGACAAGGATGGACACTCCGATGA
- a CDS encoding MFS transporter, producing MSQTSAKSTPLITPTFVFAWLVNFAQFTVFYLLVTIMAMYAIEQFQASDTAGGFASSAFVVGATIARLFSGYIVDAMGRKRTLVVSLIAVAIAMALYFPAQSLPLLFVVRILHGLGYAIASTAVMAVAQSVIPDHRRAEGTGYFALGTTLATAFGPAAGLAIVHNAGYNAVFVVALTLTVVALALGLVVKAPAQEQRSVTFSLGNIVHPAVAPFGVFILFVGVAYTGIITFLNGYSSDAGLEQGASYFFLAYAVVSLILRFVLGKLQDRRGDNIIIYTSLVFFIAGLAVLASASSDWQVILAGALVGLGYGSILPAGQAIAVRLVPLHEMGAGISTFFLLLDIGIGFGPILLGQVISATGYTTMYWILAALMLVASVVYFFVHGRKDVARGDVRYE from the coding sequence GTGTCTCAAACGTCTGCTAAATCCACCCCCCTCATTACTCCAACCTTCGTTTTTGCGTGGTTGGTGAACTTTGCACAATTTACGGTCTTCTACCTGCTTGTCACCATTATGGCGATGTACGCCATCGAGCAGTTCCAGGCGTCCGATACAGCGGGCGGATTTGCATCGAGTGCCTTCGTGGTGGGTGCGACAATCGCGCGACTTTTCTCCGGTTATATCGTCGATGCAATGGGGCGAAAGCGCACGCTCGTGGTCTCGCTCATTGCTGTGGCCATTGCAATGGCACTGTACTTCCCGGCACAATCGTTGCCGCTGCTCTTTGTGGTGCGAATCTTGCACGGTTTGGGCTACGCGATCGCCTCGACTGCAGTGATGGCCGTGGCGCAGTCTGTGATCCCTGATCACCGCCGAGCTGAGGGCACTGGTTACTTCGCGCTAGGAACCACGCTGGCGACGGCTTTCGGCCCCGCCGCAGGCTTGGCCATCGTGCATAATGCCGGCTACAACGCCGTCTTTGTTGTGGCGCTGACGCTGACCGTCGTTGCTTTGGCGCTGGGACTGGTGGTGAAGGCTCCGGCGCAGGAGCAGCGCAGCGTGACCTTCTCCTTAGGCAACATCGTCCACCCAGCAGTGGCACCCTTCGGTGTCTTCATTCTGTTCGTGGGTGTTGCCTACACCGGAATCATCACCTTCTTGAACGGTTACTCTTCCGATGCGGGCCTCGAACAAGGCGCAAGCTACTTCTTCCTCGCCTATGCCGTGGTGAGCCTTATTTTGCGCTTTGTTCTGGGTAAGTTGCAGGATCGCCGTGGCGATAACATCATTATTTACACGTCGCTGGTTTTCTTTATCGCGGGTCTTGCCGTGTTAGCTTCGGCCTCGTCCGACTGGCAGGTCATTCTGGCCGGTGCGCTCGTTGGCCTAGGCTATGGCTCCATTCTTCCAGCTGGCCAGGCAATCGCTGTGCGTCTGGTTCCGTTGCACGAGATGGGTGCCGGTATTTCCACCTTCTTCCTGCTCCTTGATATCGGAATCGGCTTCGGCCCAATCCTGCTGGGGCAGGTTATCTCCGCCACGGGATATACCACCATGTACTGGATATTGGCGGCGCTCATGCTCGTGGCTTCGGTTGTGTACTTCTTTGTGCATGGCCGCAAGGACGTCGCGCGTGGTGACGTGCGGTACGAGTAA